The DNA sequence GATCGCGCACGATTCTCTCGGCGCGTACAGCGCGCATGGCCCGCTGAACGGGCCGTGCAAAAGAGGCGGGCCGCGCAACGCGGCCCGTCATCGGGGTGTCATCGCCCGGCTCGACGATGTCGCAGTCGGGCGTGCGGGAACGGATGCGCGTTCAGGCGCCGATCCACGGCAGTTTCCGGAAGCACCAGCCGTCGACCGTCTTGCGATGGCCTTCGGCATCCTTGCCGCCCTCGAACCCTTCGAGCAGATCGAAAGCCTTCGTGAAGCCGGCCTGCCTGGACGCGACTGCCGCGAGCTTCGAGCGTGCAGCGCTGCGGCACAGGAACAGCACCGGCGTATCGGGCGACACGGCCGCCTTCAGCTGCTCGACGAATTCCGTGTTCGGCACGCCGCCGGGATAGCGCGTCCACTCGATGTGCAGATACTGGCCGTCGCCGACGAGCGGGCGGCCGATCCAGTCGAGCTCGGCGCGCGTGCGCACGTCGACGAGGCGGGCGGACGGGTCGAGCTGGAGCAGTTCGAACGCCTCGACGGGCAGCAGGGCGCCCGCATAGTCGAGCGCGCTCTCGGCGCGGCGTTGATCGGCCTTCGCGTAAAGCTGGTCGAGCGTACTCATGGCAGGAGGTCTCCGTATCGGTCAAACGAACATTCTAGCGCGCCGGTGCCGCGCGGACGTCGGTACGCTGGCCGGCCGCATGCACCGCGCACGGGTTCACCAAAAAAGTGCAGAATGGCGTGCATGCACCGAATCGGCGCTCGCAAAATGCTGTCACACGCTCGTTGCACCATGGAGGTGCCAAAGCGCGA is a window from the Burkholderia vietnamiensis LMG 10929 genome containing:
- a CDS encoding rhodanese-like domain-containing protein, producing the protein MSTLDQLYAKADQRRAESALDYAGALLPVEAFELLQLDPSARLVDVRTRAELDWIGRPLVGDGQYLHIEWTRYPGGVPNTEFVEQLKAAVSPDTPVLFLCRSAARSKLAAVASRQAGFTKAFDLLEGFEGGKDAEGHRKTVDGWCFRKLPWIGA